From a single Sphingobium lignivorans genomic region:
- a CDS encoding pyruvate, water dikinase regulatory protein, whose protein sequence is MDRLNLHLLSDSTGETLEHIGKAAIAQFENVETIRHFWPMVRSEQHLERIMEEVGRNPGMVLFTLANQSLRRKLESSCRAMGIPFVAPLDPVTDAMSNLLGQETRNRPGRKHVLDEAYFARIDAIQFTIAHDDGVGWENWEEADIVLAGVSRTSKTPTSIYLANRGYKTANIPLVPESPPPPSLFKLRHPMVVGLTAGAERLVQVRRNRLLSLNQAPATPYVDIERVNSEVAHARRMFADQGWPVIDVTRRSIEETAAAIVNLYQERLKNLAAGLGSSLPV, encoded by the coding sequence ATGGATCGGCTGAACCTGCATCTGCTTTCGGACTCTACCGGAGAAACGCTGGAACATATCGGCAAGGCGGCGATCGCGCAGTTCGAGAATGTGGAGACGATCCGTCATTTCTGGCCCATGGTGCGCTCCGAGCAGCATCTGGAACGCATCATGGAGGAAGTCGGGCGCAATCCCGGCATGGTGCTTTTCACGCTGGCCAACCAGTCGCTGCGCCGCAAGCTGGAGAGCAGCTGCCGCGCCATGGGCATTCCCTTCGTCGCGCCGCTCGATCCGGTGACGGATGCCATGTCGAATCTTCTCGGTCAGGAGACGCGCAACCGGCCCGGCCGCAAGCATGTGCTGGACGAAGCCTATTTCGCGCGGATCGATGCGATCCAGTTCACCATCGCGCATGATGATGGCGTCGGCTGGGAGAATTGGGAGGAAGCGGACATCGTCCTCGCGGGCGTGTCGCGCACCTCGAAGACGCCCACCAGCATCTATCTCGCCAATCGCGGCTACAAGACGGCCAACATCCCGCTCGTGCCCGAATCGCCGCCGCCGCCCAGCCTGTTCAAGCTCCGGCATCCGATGGTCGTGGGTCTGACGGCAGGCGCCGAGCGGCTGGTGCAGGTGCGTCGCAATCGGCTGCTTTCTCTCAACCAGGCGCCGGCCACCCCTTATGTGGATATCGAGCGGGTCAACAGCGAGGTCGCGCATGCGCGCCGCATGTTCGCCGATCAGGGCTGGCCCGTCATCGACGTCACCCGGCGTTCGATCGAGGAGACGGCGGCGGCGATCGTCAATCTTTATCAGGAGCGGCTCAAAAATCTCGCCGCCGGGCTGGGCAGTTCGCTTCCGGTATGA